In Macrobrachium rosenbergii isolate ZJJX-2024 chromosome 48, ASM4041242v1, whole genome shotgun sequence, one DNA window encodes the following:
- the LOC136831005 gene encoding uncharacterized protein — MPSSPPSPPPSPPSPPPFPPNPYHFLQTLLLSLQTPPFPPCPPPFPPCPPPFPPCPPSPPSPPPSPQSPPPSPPSPPPSPPSPPRSPPSPPPFPPNFYPFPQNPPPSPPSPPPFPPNFYPFPQNPPPSPPNPPPFPPNFYPFPQNPPPSPQNPPPSPPNPPPSPPSPPPSPPNPPPFPPNFYPFPPNPYHFPPNPPPFPPCPPPFPPNPYPFPPNPYPFPPSPPPFPPCPPPFPPCPPPFPPCPPSPPSPPPSPPSPPPSPPSPPRSPPSPPPFPPNFYPFPQNPPPSPPSPPPFPPNFYPFPQNPPPSSKPSSFPSKPSSFPSKPSSFPSKPSSFPSKPSSFPSKPSSFPSKPSSFPPNFYPFPPNPYHFLQTLLLSPPCPPPFPPNPYPFPPNPYPFPPNPYPFPPSPPPFPPSPPPFPPCPPPFPPNPYPFPPYPYPWPPRPHPVPFPEGPLLSQAQVNLDDLKGCLPTSKETGKRRRITFSARKERRKSGTRRR, encoded by the coding sequence atgccctcctcccctccaagccctcctccttcccctccaagccctcctcctttccctccaaacCCTTATCATTTCCTCCaaaccctcctcctttccctccaaacccctcctttccctccatgccctcctcctttccctccatgccctcctcctttccctccatgccctccttcccctccaagccctcctccttcccctcaaagccctcctccttcccctccaagccctcctccttcccctccaagCCCTCCTCGTTCCCCTCCAagccctcctcctttccctccaaacttttatcctttccctcaaaaccctcctccttcccctccaagccctcctcctttccctccaaacttttatcctttccctcaaaaccctcctccttcccctccaaaccctcctcctttccctccaaacttttatcctttccctcaaaaccctcctccttcccctcaaaaccctcctccttcccctccaaaccctcctccttcccctccaagccctcctccttcccctccaaaccctcctcctttccctccaaacTTTTATCCTTTCCCTCCAAACCCTTATCATTTCCCTCCaaaccctcctcctttccctccatgccctcctcctttccctccaaacCCTTACCCTTTCCCTCCAAATCCTTACCCTTTCCCTCCAagccctcctcctttccctccatgccctcctcctttccctccatgccctcctcctttccctccatgccctccttcccctccaagccctcctccttcccctccaagccctcctccttcccctccaagCCCTCCTCGTTCCCCTCCAagccctcctcctttccctccaaacttttatcctttccctcaaaaccctcctccttcccctccaagccctcctcctttccctccaaacttttatcctttccctcaaaaccctcctccttcctccaaaccctcctcctttccctcaaaaccctcctccttcccctcaaaaccctcctccttcccctccaaaccctcctccttcccctccaaaccctcctccttcccctccaagccctcctccttcccctccaaaccctcctcctttcctccaaaCTTTTATCCTTTCCCTCCAAACCCTTATCATTTCCTCCaaaccctcctcctttcccctccatgccctcctcctttccctccaaacCCTTACCCTTTCCCTCCAAACCCTTACCCTTTCCCTCCAAATCCTTACCCTTTCCCTCCAagccctcctcctttccctccaagccctcctcctttccctccatgccctcctcctttccctccaaacCCTTACCCTTTCCCTCCATACCCTTATCCTTGGCCTCCACGCCCTCATCCTGTCCCTTTCCCTGAAGGTCCTCTCCTTTCCCAAGCACAAGTGAATTTAGATGATTTGAAAGGGTGCTTGCCAACCTCAAAAGAAACAGGCAAAAGGAGAAGGATAACATTCAGTGccaggaaagagaggaggaaatcAGGGACACGAAGAAGATGA